The segment GTGAAACCGGATAGTATATCATGCTTGGTATTCCCTTATCTGCCAGCAACCTGTTAATATCATCCCGATTTTTACTTTTTATCAAGATCGTATACTGATGAAACACATGGGTACTGTAATCAGCACGCGCAGGAAGTGAAAGCCAATGAATCTCCTCTAGATGTTTACTGTAAAAATTTGCCGCGCGCTGCCGATTGGCTATGTACTGATCAAGATGCTTTAGCTTGACATTCAGTATAGCCGCCTGCAATGTATCAAGGCGCGAATTCACCCCTACCCGTTCATAAAAATATTTTTTTGATTGACCATGGCCGGCAATGCTGCGCATAACCTTCGCCAGGTTTTCATCATTCGTAGTAATTGCTCCACCATCACCATAACATCCTAAATTTTTGCTAGGAAAAAATGATGTAGTACCAACATGCCCGATCGTGCCCAGTTTTTTCCGTGATCCGTCACGAAAGATATAATCGGCTCCAATGGCTTGCGCATTGTCTTCAATTACAAACAGATTATGCTCAGATGCAAGCGTCATCAGTTGTTCCATGGGAGCGGCTTGTCCAAACAGGTGTACAGCAATTATCACTTTAGTCTTTGAGGTGATCTTTCTTTTCACATCTTCTACATCAAGCGTAAAAAAACGTTCATCAACATCACAAAAAACAAGTTTGTACTTCAATAAGGCTACTACTTCGGCAGCGGCCACATAATTGAAAGCGGGCACGATTACCTCAGCGTCATCGGGTAAGTTAAGCGCCATCAAGGCTATTTGCAGGGCATCGGTTCCGTTTGCACATCCAATAACGTGTCCAACATCCAGGTAAGCGCCCAATTCCTGTTCAAATAACCTTACTGCCGGGCCGTTAATGAATGCCGTGCTTTCAATTACTTGCTGTATGGCTTCGTTTACTTCCGTTTCAATATGCCGGTACTGTCCCAGCAAATCAACCATGTGAATCTTATCCATGACTTACTTTGCTCACTACTCCATTTTGCAACTGGTACTTTTCTTTGCTCTCCGGGCAAACTGCAAAACCCGCGGCATCAAACTGCAGTTTCTGTCCGTATTCGCTCATCCATCCGCGTTGTCGAGCCGGGTTACCTACTACCAATGCATATGCGGGAACATCTTTTGTTACTACTGCACCGGCAGCAATAAAGGCAAACGATCCAATTTCAATACCGCAAATAATAGTGGCATTTGCACCAATGGAAGCGCCCTTGCGAACAAATGTCTTTTTGTATTCTGATTTACGGTTAACAGCACTGCGCGGATTAATGACATTGGTAAAAACCATGGACGGTCCAAGAAAAACATCATCCTCGCAGATTACCCCGGTATAGATAGAAACATTATTCTGCACTTTCACATTGTTTCCCAAAACCACATCCGGAGAAACCACTACATTTTGACCAAGATTACAATTTTCACCAATGCGACAGTTGGGCATGATGTGTGAAAAGTGCCAGATTTTAGTATCCTTGCCAATCACACATCCATCATCAACAATTGAGCTGGGATGCACAAAATAAGTGTCACTCATTTTTTCTTCGGAATTGATAAATACGTTCAATAATATCCACCACCTTCATTCCTTCTAATGCGTTAGCTGTTATGGTGTCGTTTCCTTTCAATGTGTTAATCACATTTTCAAAAACATAGTGATGGTTCGCAGCACTCCCTTTGAAGGGGCCATAATCATTGGGCGGATTGGTTTCCGGAAGGTCCGGCATCACATAATCCTGAATGTGGCAATACTCAATCTCATTCATATACTGACCACCCACTTTTACCGAACCTTTTGTGCCCACGACCGCGATGGAGCTTTCCATATTGGTGTCCCAAACGGAAGTGGAGAAGTTAATACAGCCCAAGCCTCCGTTCACAAATTCAAAATGAACAATACCTGAGTCCTCAAACTCAGTAGAATCCTGGTGGTTAAAATCTTTCAGCGCAGCATGGATATTTTTTACATCACCAAATACCCAAAACATAATATCAATAAAATGGCTGAATTGTGTAAACAAGGTACCTCCATCCAAGGCAAGTGAACCTTTCCACGATCCTTTCTTATAATAGCGGTTATCGCGGTTCCAATAGCAATTTACCTGCACCATCAGCACGTCACCAAGGGTTCCGTCTGACACAATTTGTTTTAACCACTTACTGGGCGGACTATACCGGTTTTGCTTAACCACAAAAACATGACGCGCTACCTGCAACGATTTTTCTACTACCCGCTCACACGATGCCCGCGATAGTCCCATTGGTTTTTCAATTACTACATGGCAACGATTGTCCAATGCCAACAACGCATGCTCAACGTGTAACCCATTGGGTGTGCAAACACATACCACATCAATATTCTTTAACGCATCGAACATCGATTGGACACTGGCAAAGAAGGGGACTTGTGAAGGATATAATTGATGCTGTTGTTGTTTTGTATCAATATCAACAATGGCCACCAACTCAGCACCGGGAAATTCATTGATGATAGTAGCATGACGTTTACCAATATGGCCAAACCCTACTACAGCAAATTTAATAGTACTCACAATTAGATATTAAACCGCAAATATATGCTTTGTTAGCCGGAAAGAGTTAGCGGATATACTTCTCAAAGTTCTTATTGTCCCGCTCGAACAAAATTTCCCGGGGCAGGCTTTTGAAGTACTCATAAGTAATCTTCAATCCTTCCGCACGTGAAACCTTAGGTTCCCAACCCAGTATCGCCTTTGCTTTTCGGATGTCGGGTTGGCGTTGCTTGGGATCATCCTTAGGCAATGGGTGGGTTATTATTTTCTGCGTGGTGCCGGTAAGCTTAATAATCTCTTCGGCAAACTGCATGATGGTAATTTCATCCGGGTTACCGATGTTCACTGGCAAATGGTAATCCGACATCAACAGCCTGTAAATACCTTCAACCTGGTCATCTACATAACAGAAAGAACGTGTTTGCGACCCATCACCAAACACGGTAAGGTCTTCGCCCCGTAATGCCTGACCGATAAAGGCCGGCAACACACGCCCGTCATTCAAGCGCATACGCGGGCCATAGGTATTGAAGATGCGCACAATACGGGTATCCAAACCGTGAAAGGTATGATAAGCCATGGTCATGGCTTCCTGAAAGCGTTTGGCTTCGTCATATACCCCGCGTGGCCCAACAGGGTTTACGTTACCGTAATATTCTTCAGGTTGCGGATGCACCAAAGGGTCGCCATACACTTCCGATGTTGAAGCGATAAGGATGCGTGCCTTCTTCACCCGTGCCAGGCCAAGCAGATTGTGAATACCCAATGAGCCCACCTTCAAGGTTTGAATGGGGATTTTCAGGTAATCGATAGGGCTGGCAGGTGAAGCAAAATGCAGGATGTAATGCAATTCACCGGGCACGTGCACAAACGAAGAAACATCGTGGTGATAAAATTCAAAATCAGGCAGCTTGAACAGGTGCTCAATGTTACGCAAATCGCCAGTGATGAGGTTATCCATGGCGACAACATGAAAACCTTCTTTAATAAACCGATCGCATAAATGGGATCCCAGAAACCCGGCTCCACCGGTAATAAGAACACGTTTTTTTGCAGCCATACCAAAAATTAAGAGCGCTAAAATATGGGAATTTTTGCAGAATGTGACATTTTACAATTTTTGACAATACGTATACCTGATAATCCGGAAACACACTTAAAGGGGTATTGAAAAAAAGATGCAAGTAACTGTGCTTCTGGGCCGCATGGCCCCGCATGTTCAGCCAGCGAACCATAATTGGTAAGATTCCGGACTATCGTATACGTAAAGTTAAATTACCAAATAAACACTGCCAGGATTACCCTTTTTAAACTATAAGCATAGAAAATAGGGATTCAACAAATCCTCTTTGTTATACCTCAACTCCTCATCCCTATCCCTCTGTTTCACTGAGATTCCCACCGCATTTACAATAGCATGAGCGGCAGCTGTATCCCATTCCATGGTTGGTGCAAAACGTGGATAAACGTCAGCCTGGCCCTCGGCCAGCAACATGAATTTTAAACTACTGCCCTTCGATACCAATGAAGGCGCTGTTAATGCATTTATAAAATCCTGAGTCTCCGGGCTCATGTGTGAACGTGAAGCCACCACACGCAAACCATTTTGCGTTAACGAAACAGGTGAGCGCTTTGGTAAAGAAATGGTTTGTCTATTTCGTTTAAGGCAGGCTTTTCCTTCAGCAGCATAGAATACATCACCACTTGCAGGAACGGCAACTACACCAAGTATTGGTTTTTCATGGTAAATAAGTGCGATGTTTACCGTAAACTCACCATTGCGTTTCAAAAATTCCTTGGTACCATCAAGCGGATCAACCATCCAGAAGTATTCCCATAGCTTTCGCTCTTCGTAGGGGATCATCTTTCCTTCTTCACTAAGAATGGGCAAGCCCGTTTCCTTTAGAACAGAAACAATGGCAGCATGTGCGCGCTTATCCGCAAGGGTTAACGGTGATTTATCATCTTTCGATTCGGTTTGAAAATCGCTCGATTGATAAACTTCCAGTATTTCATTACAGGCAATTTCAGCCGCTTCAATAGCAGAAACCAGTACTTCGGATATTTTCATAGTAGCAATAACAACTAACGAACAACTAATAACAAAAAACTAACAACCATTTCATCAAATTAAACGATCATCCCCGCAGCCACCGTTTCATTTGTCCCTTCATCTACAAAAATCAGGCTTCCGGTAATGCGATTTTTGCGGTAGCTATCAAATGACAAGGGTTTTGCCGTGCGGAGTTTCACCCGTGCAATATCGTTCATCACCAATTGCTCTACTCCTTCAACGCGTTGCAAAGAATTAATATCCAACTTGTATTGTATTTCCTTTAAGACGCCACGCGTTTCGTGCGTGGTGTGACGAACATAAAATTTGGAATTCAGGTTTACGGGACGTTGGTTCATCCAGCACAACATGACGTCAATATCCTGTGCCACTTCGGGTTGGTTGTTTGGCTTGGAAATAATATCGCCACGGCTAATGTCAATCTCGTCTTCAAGGGTCATGATTACTGACATGGGTGCAAAAGCTTCATTTAGCTTTTCGCCATTCACTTCAATGGTTTTGATTTTTGAACTAAAGCCTGATGGGAGGATCAACACATCATCACCCGGGCGGAATATCCCACCTGCCACCCTGCCGGCATAGCCCCTAAAATCCTGATGCTCGTTGGTTTGAGGACGAACAACATATTGTACCGGAAACCTGCTGTCAATATGGTTGTAGTCACTTTCAATATGAACAGACTCCAACATGTGCAACAATGTAGCGCCCTGGTACCAACCCATATTCTCCGAACGGTTCACCACGTTATCGCCATTCAATGCACTGATCGGAACAAATTGAATATCAGAAACCTCCAACTTCGAAGAGAATGCCTTGTAATCTTGAACGACTTTATCAAACACAGTCTCTGCATAATTTACCAAATCCATTTTATTAATACACACGACAATGTGCGGTATCTTCAGCAATGACGCTATGAATGAATGGCGATACGTTTGTTCTATCAACCCCTTACGTGCGTCTATTAATATCAGTGCCAGGTTTGCAGTGGAAGCACCGGTTACCATATTGCGGGTGTATTGAATGTGTCCGGGCGTATCGGCAATTATAAATTTGCGCTTGGGGGTGGCAAAGTAGCGGTAGGCCACATCAATGGTAATGCCCTGTTCCCGCTCGGACTTTAACCCATCCGTAAGCAAGGAAAGATCAACATAATCAAAACCCTTTTTTGCACTGGAGGTTTGAACGGCTTCGAGCTGATCTTCAAAAATTGATTTGCTGTCATACAACAAGCGGCCAATTAATGTACTCTTGCCATCATCGACACTGCCTGCTGTTGTAAAACGTAATAATTGATTTTGGTAAGGATTCATTTGATTAGGTTTCAGTTCGCTTTTTATGTTGGTAATTAATGTTTAAGTAAACAACGTTGAAGTTATCGATATCCGATTTAGAGATCTGTCGTGTTTGAAAAGAATAGCCCGGCTCAAGAGTCCATGCAGCAATTTTCCACGGAAAAGAAACATTGATCCTGTTTTGATCAAACCAGTTTACTTCCACACCTGTCAATCGATCGCGCACAAAAAACTCGTTTGAAATATTCATGTGGATATTTGCGAAGACCTCCATCATAAATCCCAATCGTGTACGCCACCGTAGCTCTTCAAATTGCTGATCACTAACTGTAAAGAAACGCTCTTCTAAACCTGTTCGGATTTGAAAGCGCTTGCTGAAAAAGTTTCTGCCTACAAATTGAGCGAACCTGAATTCCTTAACCTCTTCGCCATCTTCCGGATCGCGATAAAAAAAAGTAAATGGGGATAATTGAATAAACGTATTGTGTTTACTAAATACCAGGTACCATCGAAATGTATATAATTTAAACCGGCTCTCGACAAAGGCATTCGATTGCTGATCCCTGTATTGTACTTCGAAATCTTGTTTAAACGTATTGGAATGCATCACGCCAAAAGTAAACCGTGACCATACTTCATGCCCATACTCCTGCGCATGGGCTCCACTGCCTATGCAGGTTAATATCCAACCAATTAAAAGTAACCGGACCATTAAAAATATCCTTGCCTTTTTCTGTCTTCCATAGCTGTTTCTCCACGCTTATCATCCGCACGTGTACCGCGTTCAGTTTTGCGTGAAGCAGCTACTTCGGCAATAATTTTCTCCATCGTATCAGCCTCCGATTCCACCGCCCCGGTAATCGGCATATCGCCACAGGTTCTAAAACGCACACGCTTTATTATTGGCTTTTCATCGGGCTTAAGTTTTAGCCAGGGCGATGTTGATAAAATGGCCCCATCCCGAAGGATTACTTCACGATCATGTGCATAATACAATTTGGGTATGGGGATATTTTCGGTATATAAATATTGCCACACATCCATCTCCGTCCAGTTTGAAATAGGGAACACCCGGAAATGCTCGCCCTGGTTTTTCCTGCCATTGAAAATATTCCACAGTTCCGGTCGCTGGTTTTTCGGATCCCACTGGCCAAACTCATCGCGATGGGAAAAGAAGCGCTCTTTGGCCCTTGCTTTTTCTTCATCCCTGCGCGCCCCGCCCATAGCGGCATCGAATTTATGTTGCTCGATGGTATCCAATAAGGTTACCGTTTGCAAGGCATTGCGGCTGGCGTTATAACCTGTTTCCTCCTTAGCCCTACCTTTATCAATACTTTCCTGAACAGACCCCACCACCAATTGAACACCTAATTCGTTGATGAGCCAATCGCGGTATTCCATGGTTTCGGGAAAATTGTGACCGGTGTCGATATGCACCAAGGGAAAAGGAATGCGTGCCGGGTAAAATGCTTTGCGCGATAAGTACGCCAGTACGATAGAATCCTTTCCGCCCGAAAACAGCAATGCCGGTTTTTCAAATTGCGCTACCACTTCACGGATAACATAGATTGCCTCCGATTCAAGTTCCTGCAAATGGCTTAAATAATATTGACTCATACGAGTGTGGATTGATGATTTAAGATTTTAAACAGATGCGTACTTTATTTTCGGAAGTATGCCCTGGTTCAGTACCTGAAGCGATTCTTCAACAGAAAACTTATGCGTTTGCAAAACAATATCCGGGCGTTCCGGCAACTCATAGGGCGAATCAATTCCTGTAAAATTTTTTACTTCGCCCGCCCGTGCTTTTTTGTATAAACCTTTTACATCGCGTTGCTCGCACACCTCCAACGGTGCATCAACAAACACTTCAATATAATTTTCGCTGCCTACAATCGCTTTCACTTGATCACGGTCGGCTTTGAAGGGTGAAATAAAAGCCGACAAAACAATAATACCCGCATCCAACATCAACTTGGCAACCTCCCCTATCCTGCGGATATTCTCAACACGGCCTTCATTGGCAAACGATAAGTCCTTGTTTAAACCCGTGCGGATGTTATCACCATCCAACAAATAGGTTTTAAAGCCTTTGGCATGAAGTTGCGCCTCCAACTGAACCGCCAAGGTCGATTTACCTGAACCTGAAAGTCCGGTGAACCAGATAAGCCGTGAACGTTGTTGCAGTAACTGCTCACGTTGTTGTTTGGTTACCTGGGTTTGTATGGGATAGAGGTTCATTCGATATTTGGTTGTTCGTTGATCATTGATGGTTATTCGTAAATCATAACGCGTACTTCGTACCTCATAATTATAGTTGGTAGTACCACGCAATAAAGCCTATGCAAATTACTGAATAAACCACCGTTAGCGGTGTGCCAACTTTTACAAAATCCTTGAAAGTATATCCACCGGGGCCATAAACCATCAGGTTAGTCTGGTAGCCGATGGGTGTCATGAAGTCGCCTGAAGCGGCAAAGGCTATGGCAACAAAAAACGGGGTTGATGGAATTTCCAATTGCTGCGATAACGACATGGCAATCGGGAACATGATTGATACCGCTGCCGGATTGGTTACCAACGCTGTAAGAAATATCGTAACAACAAACAAGGCACTTAACACCCCAACCGCACCTACTGCTTGACCTGTTTTTATGAGGGCTGTCGCAACAAGCGCTGCAGTACCCGATTTTTCCAAAGCTACACCTATGGCCAGGGAGCAAACCAACACCATAAGCAGGTTGAAATCCAAATGTCGTTTGATTTCAGTAAGGTTAAGGATTCCCAAAAAGATAAGGGCCGTGAGGATTATAAGTGTTGCCGTGAAAAGCGGCAACACACCAACAATCCCTGCCAGCAGCATCAAAAAGCTTCCTATACCTACCCAATATTTCCAGGCTGGCTTTTTGTACTCTACTTTTTGCGGAACAGAAAAGTAAAACAAATCCTTCTCATGCTGCACAGGATCAATATCATCGCCCGATAATAACAATAAAAAGTCGCCACCGGCCAGTTGCATTTCACCCACTTTCCCGGAAATGCGCTTGCCGTTTCGGTGCATAGCTACAATAGAGGCGTTGTACTTTCTGCGAAAGTCTGAATCTTTTATGCGCCTGCCAATCAATTCAGAGTTGGCCGGTATTACGGCTTCGATAAAGTTAAATTGGTTTTGCGTCTCAAGACTTTCCTGTTTGGGAATACGAAGGCCGTTATCCTGGTGAATTAAATTATAGATCGACTGTGTGTTTCCCGAAAAGAACAGGGTATCGCCTGCTTCCAGCTTTTCATCAGGCGACACAGGCGAAATCACTTCATCATGCCGAATTATCTCCACCAAAAAAAGATCTTGCAGGTTGCGTAAGCCAGCTTCCTTAACAGTTTTACCGGTTAAAGACGAACCTTCAAAAATTTCTGTTTCAACGATGTATTCTTTTAGGTTTAAGCGTACATCTTCAATTTTATTTACATTTTCAGGAAGCAACTTATAACCCACAAAATAAAGGTAAAGCCATCCGGCCACGGTTACCATTAAACCCAGGAAAAGAAAATCCTTAAAACCTAGTAAGGGCAGGTTGTATTCCGTCATTAACCCAACCAATACAAGGTTTGTTGATGTACCGATTATCGTGATCATGCCACCTAAAATAGTGGCGTATGATAAGGGTATTAAAAGTTTGGAGGCTGGGGTGTTGGTACGATCGGCCCAATCTTTAACATAAGGTATAAGAAAAGCTACGATTGGTGTGTTGTTGAGAAAAGCAGAGATAGAGGATGACACCACCATCATCCGGAGTAAAAATGCTTTGGGCTTCAGGGATGTATTGAACAACCTGGAAAAAAAATCGGTACCGAAAACAGAACGAATACCTGCCGTAACCAAAATCAATAGAAAGATGACAATAATTTGCTGATTACTTAATCCCTTAAGAAGTTCGGTAGGGTTAATAACACCCGCAAGCAGCAGTGCCAACACTGCTATAAAAAATGAAAGCGCAGGATTAAACCACTCGCGGTAAAGTGAAATCACCAACAGGACCACAATCCCTAAAACAAGTCCTTGAATGATTGTAAACTCCACTAATTCGGTAGATTTTAAAGGCAAATATAGAAAAAAGGGATAATCGACAAGTGCCTTCTCTGCCGGGTTAGGGGTTTAGGATTCAGTCAAGCGACTTCTGGAGGTCCCAGAACTTTTTAAGGTTCGTAACAAACATCTCCATTTGTTGCAAGGGAATCATGTTTGGGCCATCGCTTAACGCCTTGTCGGGATTGGGGTGTGTTTCAATGAAAAAGCCATCAACACCGGTTGCTGCTGCTGCACGTGCCAGAAAGGGAGCAAACTCACGTTGGCCACCCGATGTGCCGCCCAAACCACCAGGTTGCTGAACCGAGTGTGTAACATCAAAAATAACGGGCGTAAACTGGCGCATGATGGGAAGTGAACGCATATCCACCACCAGGGTATGATAGCCAAAGCTGGCACCGCGCTCCGTGAGGAACACATTGTTGTTGCCTTCTCCCCGTACTTTGTCAACAGCATACTTCATATCCGCAGGCGCCATAAACTGCCCCTTCTTTACTTTCACAGCTTTACCTGTTCGGGCTGCCGCTTTCAGCAAATCAGTCTGGCGACAAAGGAAGGCAGGTATTTGCAGTACATCAACCACCTGCGCCACTTCAGCACATTGATACGATTCGTGCACATCCGTAACGATAGGCACTTTTAAATTTTGCTTCACCATGTCCAGTATTTCAAGGCCCATATCCATGGAGGGACCCCGGTACGACCCGGATGAAGTTCGGTTGGCCTTATCGAAAGAGGCCTTAAAAACATAATCGATACCAAGTTTTTCACATAATGTTTTCATGTGGGTGCCAACCTCCATGCAAATATCAAAGCTCTCCGCTGCACATGGGCCGGCAAACAGCACCATGCGGTTACTACCTAATTTGATTTTTTCCGTTATCGATACAGTATCTCTGAATTTCTCCATAATCAGTTGTTCACAATTTTATCCAACCTGCCGCTGGCTGCGAGAATCAAATCTGCAACTTCCCTAAACACCCCCTTGCCGCCTTTTCTGTTGGTAACCAGATCGGCTTTGTCCTGAACATAACTCATGGCATCAGCCGGGCAGGCGCTTAAACCAACCAGGCCAAAAACACCAAGGTCATTAATGTCATCCCCGATATAAGCTACCTCTTTTGTTTTAAGCTTGTAATGCTGCATAAGCTTTTTGCAAACCTCGGCTTTATCCATTATGCCTTGGTGGCAGAAATCAACTTTAAGCTCGGCACACCGCTTGGTTACAACTGCCGATTCGCGGCCTGTAATGGCTCCTGTTATAATGCCTGCTTTTTTCAGGTAACTAACAATAAAACCATCTTTAACATTAAATGCTTTTATCTCTCTTCCGGAATCATCATATATGATTTTTCCATCGGTGAGCACGCCATCCACATCAAAAAAAATGGCCTTAATAAACGAAGCCTTTTTTACCTGTTCTTTCGTGTACTGATCAAGAAGCTTTTTCAACGGGTCGGAGTAAGTTTTCTCGTTAAGAAGTGCGAAAATTAGGAAAAGCTTTTTAAGTTGGAAAATTGTTACGGTTTGCCGGGCAACTAACCACCTCAAATCTTCAGTCTATGAAAATCGTTAAGTTCCTCATTAGCCTCACCATTACCATTTTGCTTGTTTGGTCACTCAGTGAAAGTTGGGTGGTGGGCGGTAGTCGCATCCCTCCGTTGGGCAAGTTTCTTGATCCGTTTCATGGATTCTGGCAAAACATTGAATCAAAAAAACATACGCTGGCCGGGAAGCTTGACATTCCCGGCTTGAAAGAGCCCGTGACCATCGTGTTCGATAGCCTCATGATCCCCCATGTATTTGCACAAAACGATGAAGACCTTTACCTGGCGCAAGGCTATATAACCGCCCTTCACCGCTTGTGGCAAATGGAATTTCAAACCCATGCAGCAGCCGGAAGGATTTCAGAATTAATCGGTGCAGGAAAGGACGATGCTGTTTTAAATTACGACAGAGGGCAACGCAGGTTGGGAATGGTGTTCGCAGCCGAGAATGCTTTTAGAAGAATGGAGGCTGACCCGTTGGCAAAAATGGTAGCTTTTAAATATGCTGAGGGGATTAATGCTTACATACAATCCTTAGCCTACAAAGACTTTCCTTTAGAATATAAACTCATGGACTATGCGCCCGAGGAATGGACACCCATAAAATCTGCTCTGCTGTTGCGTAGCATGGCACAAACCTTAAACATAGGTGATAAAGACATGCAAATGACCAATGCCCTGGCCCTGTTCGGCAAAGAAATGGTTGATCTCCTTTATCCGGATTTAGAGCCCATGGGCGACCCGATTGTGGACCGTACCAACCGCTGGGGCTTTGACCCTGTGAAAATTGAAGCTACACCACCCGCTTTACCGGCTGAATTGATTGCCATTAGCGGTTTAACTACGCCCGATCCATCCATTGGCAGTAATAACTGGGCCGTTAGCGGAAGTAAAACAAAAACAGGTGCCCCCATTCTTTGTAACGACCCTCACCTTAACATTACACTCCCTTCCATATGGTATGCCATACAACTCCATTCACCTTCCGCTAATGTAATGGGGGTTTCCCTACCAGGCGCACCAGGTGTAATCATCGGCTTTAACGATTCCATTGCTTGGGGGGTAACCAATGCACAACGCGACTTAGTGGATTGGTACAAAGTAAACTTTGAAAACAGTCGAAAAGAAAAGTACGAACTGGATGGCGAGTGGAAAGAAACCAAAAAGGTAGTTGAAAAAATTACCGTGCGCGATCGCGAAACATATTTTGATACCGTGATCTATACCCATTGGGGCCCTGTACCATACGATGAAAATTACCGTGCAGAAAACAACCGCAGGCACTACGCATTTCGGTGGATTGCCCATGATGAATCGGAAGAACTGATGACCTTCTATAAACTAAACCGGGCCAAAAATCATGATGATTACATGCGCGCTTTGGATTATTACTCTTCTCCTGCACAAAACTTTGTATTCGCTTCCGTTACCGGTGATATTGCCATGCGCATACAAGGTAAGTTTCCGGTCCGCAGGAAAGGTGAAGGCAAGTTTGTGCTGGACGGAAGCAAATCCGCCAGTGGGCCGCAAGCCTATATCCCTTTTGATCAAAATGTGATGGATAAAAATCCCGAACGGGGTTTTGTTAGTTCGGCTAACCAATACCCGGCTGATGCTACCTACCCTTATTACATTAACGCGGTAAGCTATGAAGCTTATCGCAACCGCAGGATCAACAACATCCTCAGGCAATCAACTTCAGTTACCGTAAAGGATATGATGAACCTGCAAAACGACAACTACAGTATTAAAGCTGAAGAAGTTCTTCCCTTTCTATTGGAACGGTTAGACGCCTCTGGATTTAATGATGATGAAAAGTATGGTTACGAGACACTCAAAGCATGGGATTACTTTTATCATGTTGATTCAGAAAGCGCCTCGTACTTTGAAGCCTGGTGGACAAATCTCTTTCCACTGATCTGGGACGAAATGCGGAACGATGAACTGTCACTCTCCTACCCAACCGCCTGGAACACCATTAACCTGATGAAAACAAAACCTGATTTAGAATTTTATGACATCAAGAACACGCCTGAAAAGGAAACGCTAACCGATTTAATAAGGCAATCCTTTACCCAAGGCGTTTTGGAAATTGAGCAGTGGAAAAAAGACAAGGGAGTTTCCGGTAAAGTTAACTGGGCAGAATTTAAAGACACCTACATTGAACACCTTACCCGGACAGAGGCACTTGGCTTTCATGTGCAGCATGGTGGTCATGCCAATGCTGTAAATGCAGCCTCGCGCAAGCATGGCCCCTCCTGGCGGATGATCGTAAGTGTAGAAAAAAATGGCCCTAAAGCTTATGCAACATACCCGGGCGGGCAGTCGGGTAATCCGGGGAGTATT is part of the Cyclobacteriaceae bacterium genome and harbors:
- a CDS encoding penicillin acylase family protein codes for the protein MKIVKFLISLTITILLVWSLSESWVVGGSRIPPLGKFLDPFHGFWQNIESKKHTLAGKLDIPGLKEPVTIVFDSLMIPHVFAQNDEDLYLAQGYITALHRLWQMEFQTHAAAGRISELIGAGKDDAVLNYDRGQRRLGMVFAAENAFRRMEADPLAKMVAFKYAEGINAYIQSLAYKDFPLEYKLMDYAPEEWTPIKSALLLRSMAQTLNIGDKDMQMTNALALFGKEMVDLLYPDLEPMGDPIVDRTNRWGFDPVKIEATPPALPAELIAISGLTTPDPSIGSNNWAVSGSKTKTGAPILCNDPHLNITLPSIWYAIQLHSPSANVMGVSLPGAPGVIIGFNDSIAWGVTNAQRDLVDWYKVNFENSRKEKYELDGEWKETKKVVEKITVRDRETYFDTVIYTHWGPVPYDENYRAENNRRHYAFRWIAHDESEELMTFYKLNRAKNHDDYMRALDYYSSPAQNFVFASVTGDIAMRIQGKFPVRRKGEGKFVLDGSKSASGPQAYIPFDQNVMDKNPERGFVSSANQYPADATYPYYINAVSYEAYRNRRINNILRQSTSVTVKDMMNLQNDNYSIKAEEVLPFLLERLDASGFNDDEKYGYETLKAWDYFYHVDSESASYFEAWWTNLFPLIWDEMRNDELSLSYPTAWNTINLMKTKPDLEFYDIKNTPEKETLTDLIRQSFTQGVLEIEQWKKDKGVSGKVNWAEFKDTYIEHLTRTEALGFHVQHGGHANAVNAASRKHGPSWRMIVSVEKNGPKAYATYPGGQSGNPGSIHYSSMLDHWSSGKYFNLLFLQAPEGAGNKANFKTTLNPN